One genomic window of Nicotiana sylvestris chromosome 10, ASM39365v2, whole genome shotgun sequence includes the following:
- the LOC104248440 gene encoding protein STAY-GREEN homolog, chloroplastic-like yields MSTLTISLLPSKLNPQKESSLFVYKTTRILSKNSQSLLPVARLFGPSIFEASKLKVLFLGVDEKKHPGKLPRTYTLTHSDITSKLTLAISQTINNSQLQGWYNRLQRDEVVAEWKKVKGKMSLHVHCHISGGHFLLDFVATLRYYIFCKELPVVIKAFVHGDGNLLKNYPELQEALVWVYFHSNIPEFNKVDCWGPLKEASSTSGELGETQMGNTSATTTTNCNLDLPQPCQESCTCCFPSMSLISWSSHSARLQTLQD; encoded by the exons ATGAGCACTTTAACCATTTCTTTACTTCCATCAAAGCTCAACCCTCAAAAGGAAAGCTCTCTTTTTGTATACAAAACTACAAGAATACTGTCCAAAAACAGCCAATCTCTACTTCCT GTGGCAAGGTTATTTGGACCTTCTATTTTTGAAGCATCTAAGCTGAAGGTTCTATTCTTGGGTGTAGATGAGAAAAAACATCCTGGAAAGCTTCCAAGAACTTACACACTTACACACAGTGATATTACTTCCAAACTCACTCTTGCCATTTCTCAAACCATTAATAACTCCCAG TTACAAGGTTGGTATAATAGATTGCAAAGGGATGAAGTGGTTGCAGAATGGAAGAAAGTTAAAGGGAAGATGTCACTTCATGTCCATTGTCACATTAGTGGAGGCCATTTCTTGTTAGACTTTGTTGCTACCCTCAGATACTATATCTTCTGCAAAGAACTCCCCGTG GTTATAAAAGCATTTGTTCATGGAGATGGGAATTTGCTAAAGAATTACCCAGAGTTGCAAGAAGCTTTGGTTTGGGTTTATTTTCACTCAAATATTCCAGAATTCAACAAAGTGGATTGCTGGGGCCCACTCAAAGAAGCATCCTCAACTTCTGGTGAATTAGGTGAGACCCAAATGGGAAATACAAGTGCTACTACAACCACAAATTGCAACTTGGATTTACCACAACCTTGTCAAGAATCTTGCACATGTTGCTTCCCCTCAATGAGTTTGATTTCCTGGTCCTCTCATTCTGCTCGTTTACAAACTTTACAAGATTGA